From Cyprinus carpio isolate SPL01 chromosome A18, ASM1834038v1, whole genome shotgun sequence:
TCGCATGACATTATAAAGCTTGTACACACAGTAACAACTTCTACATGACTGCTGTCTATTCAATCAATATCACAGAACATAACTGATATCACCATAGTACATTTATCATGGTTCAATGCATTACGTAGAACATCTCAGGCCAAAACAAACTGCCAGTTTGTGAGGAGGATTTTGATTCCCTTGATAACTGAGACAACCGACGTGGCAGGATTCAACTTCAGAGTGTTTGCATCACCTTTCTTGCATTTGTCCCTAAAAACGTAGATACATCCGTTGCAGCTGGCCACTTTCCATAGAGATGGCACGCAGCTCCACACTTCAGGGAAGCGCAGCCGAGTGAAGCTGTCCAGCAGAGGGTTATAGCACACCAGAGAGTCGCCCTCTGCCACCACAAAGATAAGGTCCTTATGGGCGGTAGCATGCATGCATCCGGCAAAAGGCAGCATGTAGGGCTTGGTCTGACACCTCTGTGTGGCCGTGTCAAAGCACTGGATAAGGCGAGACGGTTTGGTAAAGAAGTCCATGTCATTTTCCTCCCCACCCAAAAGGTAAATGGTGCCTCCCAAATTGACTCCGGCTGCACCTGACACAGCTGTGTCCAGCTGAGTGGTCTCTTTCCATATGTTGTCCTGTACTGTGTAGGAAATGACAGCGTTGGAGAGAGTGTCCTGGAGGGTCTTGCCTCCCAATGAGTATATGGCATCCTCTGTGGACACAGACACTAATGTGTGGTGCAGACGGTCCCGGGGCAGAGGGGCGCAGCGCTCCCAGTCCATAGTGTGCATGTTGCATTTCCACATGCGTCGCGGTATGGAGCCCCCTACAACATATAGATCAGCCCCATGCTTGCAGGCAGCTGTGATCTGGTGACACAAGCTGTTCTGGCCGCTGATACTGATGGCGTCGTCCTCATCACAATGAAGAGACACTGCCaatgagtgtgtgcgtgtgtcttcCTTCCCAATTAAGTATATGTGCACTTTTTCACCAATCTCCTAAAACACAACAAAGTCAACAATGAGCATGCaaactaaattataataaaaaacaacagctgtgTATTCTGCTTTGtcaatattaaagtgttaaaatgtgTAAAGTGTTAAAGTGATCAGCTAGGTAAAATAATCTAGCTGGTTAACAGATATTCTGTTAGAGATATATGTattctgtcatatatatatatatatatatatatatatatatatatatatatatatataaataattcataatttgtttgtGTTAGAACCAGTGAAAATTTTGGGAGGATGAGTAGAAATCTTAACTACAGACCTGACTGAGCCAGtgaaagaaaatcaataaataaacaaacctttgTAAATATATAACTAAAGCAGCTGAGCCCTGAATATGTTTTTATCTAAAGAATACAGAATATCAAATTAAAGAGCATTAAAGGTAAATTATTGCTTAACATATTGTGTGATACCCATTTTATCTATCACTGACCTTTAGGCTGTCTAGAAGCATATCAGAATATTCCTCTCGTTCGACTTTGTTGTGATTTATCCAAGATTCAATAGCTGCAGTTGGATTTTGTGAGCTTGGCACACCATCTAAAGAAGCAGATGCTCAAGTTAACATTATTTCTGACTCTTTCTGATCACAGTCTCTCATCTAAAGTGGATCAAATATGCCATTCGTTCACCTTTAATGATATCCACGAGAAGGCACAATGGCAAGTTCAGGAACTCTTCTGTCTGGTGCAGCTGAATCAGGTGAATCTTGGCACAGTGCTTGGCAGCTGTATACAACTCCTGGTCACTGTGTCTGTCTGCCAACCACAtcacctgaaataaaaaaaagtggttaCCAGTTTTCTACGGATTCAGCTGACTTTTATCAAAGCATTTTTTGTGTATGGTAGTAAATAAAACCGAAGCTTTCACCTGGAGGCAGTTCTTGATATCCACAGTTCGTGACAGGAAGCGAGAGCATTCCTCAAACAGGGCAGTGAGCCGATACATATCAGCCATCTCATAAGTGTCCTGCAGATCTTCAACCCTTAGTTTGATGGTCCCATGGTAGATGTAGTCCACCAATGACTGGAAGACTGGTGCACTGACATCCTTCAGCTCAATATTACGATCAAAAGCTTCTCTAAGGTTAGAGGTGAACATGGACCTGAAGAAGCAGCTTTGTGCTGAGAGCACCAGGCGGTGAAGCTGGAACTCTTTGCTGTCCACAGTGATAGTGACGTCTGCAAACAACCCATCCTCCAGACACAAGTCCATGATGCTCTTCACAACACGGCTGGAATGGGAGCGATCGGTGAAGGTGTAGCCCTGGAAGTAGTTTTCATCCCCTGATGGACCTCCAACACTGTAACCCCCGTCTTCACCGGACTCCATGGCACCTTTAATCTAAAGCAGATTCACCTGAATACTAAATGAATGACTTACTGGGTCAGCTGTCTTTCAGAAGGGTACAGTCATGTAGTTTTAATTGTTGACTGGCAGGATGGGATTTGCCTTGGGATATAACTCTCTAAAATTGCTGTCAGATTAATGTAAAGCCATATGtagatttatttatgaatgaaactGCTGCTTGCCAtctacacaaaataatatatcatatagtttaataagatatttataatgattttgcaTTGATACGGTTCCACCAGAACCGACTTGGTACTTAAATCAGCGTAAAAAATGACTGAGCACTTCACTTAGTCAAATGATGTCCATCTATGATAAACTGTGCAGCTAATGCTAACTTTAGCCATCTAAATTAATGTCTGGGTAACTTTCACCATCCTAATGAATTCACAATCGAATGCAGGAGAAAACAACGTGTCAGATGTAAAAGTGTAGACAGCACATGCGCGTTATCGTTTATAAATGTAAGCATGTGTTAAATCTTTGCCATACCAGAAGACTGCTTGTAAGCCTCGGGAAGTAAACCGAACGTTTTTCGAATTGACGTCACCGCGTGTTTACGTGACTCTCTGCTGCGCCCATGTGTTGGAGGCCTGTCACTGCAATGCatatcaaaaaaattatatatatatatatatatatatatatatatatatatatatatatatatatatatatatatatatatatatatatatatatatatatatatatatatattaaacgtCTTCTCAAATAACTATCACTTAAGgaaagcgttattatggactcaTTGTATTTtggttaaaaacgtcttaatgatggatacACAATATCATcttacaattatttacaataaaaaggaTACAGATATTACTCACTATCACTTGTAGTCGCATTTTTACTCTCCCAGTTTGGCTCAAATGGTCTTTTTCCGCTGGTGGAAAAATGCGACGCACTAAGGACTGACTCGGGAACCACTTTTTTGTCGGGCTAAAACGGATGACGACTGAAAGCTGCGTGAATCAAGTGCAGTTTTATATTTGTGGCGATGTTGTTGACTCAGATCAAAGTTTTATGGGTTGTCCTGTGTCTCGTTGGCTTCAGGGAGCCCTGGAAAACCTCAGGTAAAGATTTTTGAACTTAACGTGAGGACATGTGCAATGCTTCTGTTGTTGTTATACACTTCTGTTTAGATTTTAATCATAtgtgcagattttttttccccttgtgaTCATAGTAGTAGTAGCCTACTTGATTTTATTAGCTATACCAGCGCTGTTGGGCTGCGGCACTTGCACTTCTGTGGCATGTTGGACATGATTTCTGTCAATCGTGACGTCAGAATCGCCTCATATTTTCCCTCTGCGATCACTGCTTGATACTTAAAACTCTGATTTTGTATTATTCATATTCAGTTTATCATGTCATTGCTCATATAGCACTGACCAATAGCTCAGACTTGTTTGACTTACAGCTCAAGCTGAATGCTTTCCACATAACTCATGAGTCTGTGTGCTGTCATGCAGATGTTTCAGCTGTTCTGCACGAAGGACTCGCACATCAAGGGTTTATCAGATCTGTGAGTGATTCTAACCTGATGTTTGAGGTAAGGAGGTATAGCCATAATACATTCCACATAGCCACAATTAATTTGACCATGtattaatgtacattaaatgaaatCACTATTGTAGGGAAAACAGATTTATTTCAAAGATCAGTTAAAAACTATAGACTATGGCAATGTGTCACTGAAATGATAAAATTTCTCTTGAATACATTCTGACACGCTTGTTTATGggctttttaatataaaacttaaTAGACTTTATTGATTTACATAACATGTTATGCAGAAATTTATTCTACATTTTATctcaaatttttcaaaaatgtctaATTTGTACATAATCTTTATGCATGCAGATTTTATAACACTGTATTGAGAGACTATATGGAATATTTAATCAGTTCTCACACTCCAGAAACCAAATGTTATGATTAAAATCTTATGATCTAaccacaaatataaacaaatgcttTAGAAACAACTCAATGGGGCCCTGAAGGGCACATGGTGACGGGAAAGATGAGATAAAaggattcaaataaataaataaataaataaaataaaaaataataataatcaaattaatatattttttgaatttgcAAGCAAAACTTTTGGGTtccccaagaaactttgcattcactcTCAAAAACTTTAGCATTTTCTTAAGAAATTTTTAATgaggtgaaagaaaaaaaaatcaatgtaggTTTGAAcacaatacttaaaaaaaaaacacaaatgttttgcaagCAAACAGAAGCTAATTTTTCCCCCATCAACACATCCATTAACAAGCTCCATACTATACAgatcagctctttttttttttttttat
This genomic window contains:
- the LOC109109967 gene encoding kelch repeat and BTB domain-containing protein 4-like — protein: MESGEDGGYSVGGPSGDENYFQGYTFTDRSHSSRVVKSIMDLCLEDGLFADVTITVDSKEFQLHRLVLSAQSCFFRSMFTSNLREAFDRNIELKDVSAPVFQSLVDYIYHGTIKLRVEDLQDTYEMADMYRLTALFEECSRFLSRTVDIKNCLQVMWLADRHSDQELYTAAKHCAKIHLIQLHQTEEFLNLPLCLLVDIIKDGVPSSQNPTAAIESWINHNKVEREEYSDMLLDSLKEIGEKVHIYLIGKEDTRTHSLAVSLHCDEDDAISISGQNSLCHQITAACKHGADLYVVGGSIPRRMWKCNMHTMDWERCAPLPRDRLHHTLVSVSTEDAIYSLGGKTLQDTLSNAVISYTVQDNIWKETTQLDTAVSGAAGVNLGGTIYLLGGEENDMDFFTKPSRLIQCFDTATQRCQTKPYMLPFAGCMHATAHKDLIFVVAEGDSLVCYNPLLDSFTRLRFPEVWSCVPSLWKVASCNGCIYVFRDKCKKGDANTLKLNPATSVVSVIKGIKILLTNWQFVLA